The following are encoded in a window of Nitrospirota bacterium genomic DNA:
- the lexA gene encoding transcriptional repressor LexA, with the protein MLSYIETTMAGLGYPPTLYEMTKAMGGITVKGVKDHLRALEKKGYLRCSPGKRRAVEVLHGRYFRGEGIPVVGRVAAGMPVLAVENIEGTLPLDAKFVGSSVHFALRVRGDSMTGAGMFDGDYIIVKQQETADSGDIVVALIGDEATVKTFRKKGKDVFLEPANPAYKDIPLKGHIPQPEILGKVVGLYRAIK; encoded by the coding sequence TTGTTGTCATATATAGAGACCACAATGGCCGGATTGGGGTATCCCCCGACGCTTTATGAGATGACGAAGGCTATGGGTGGTATTACAGTAAAGGGTGTTAAAGACCATCTGAGGGCGCTTGAGAAAAAGGGGTATCTGAGATGTTCTCCAGGAAAACGAAGGGCTGTTGAGGTATTGCATGGCCGCTATTTCAGGGGAGAGGGGATACCTGTGGTCGGGCGTGTTGCAGCCGGGATGCCGGTTCTGGCTGTTGAGAATATAGAAGGCACGCTTCCTCTTGATGCTAAGTTTGTGGGCAGTTCAGTGCATTTTGCACTCAGGGTGCGTGGAGACAGCATGACAGGTGCAGGCATGTTCGATGGTGACTATATTATCGTAAAACAACAGGAGACTGCTGATTCAGGAGATATAGTTGTAGCCCTTATTGGTGACGAGGCAACAGTAAAGACATTTAGAAAGAAAGGGAAAGATGTCTTCCTTGAACCTGCGAACCCTGCATATAAAGATATTCCCCTTAAAGGGCATATACCTCAGCCTGAGATTCTGGGCAAGGTTGTTGGGTTGTACAGGGCGATAAAATAG
- the truA gene encoding tRNA pseudouridine(38-40) synthase TruA: protein MTNNIKLLIEYDGTNYHGWQRQANLLTVQEVLEEVLGRITKQTIKVTGASRTDAGVHALGQSVSFKSNLQIDETSWVKAINSLLPHDIRIKKAEYVPMEFNARFSAKGKTYQYAILNVEQMSPFLRNYAWHIKRPLDIYAMKEAAGYLLGTHDFSSFRSSQCSAKSPVRTLENIEVAMLIPPPLTGGEKGEGELRVFPDNPLILLTFEARSFLQHMVRNIVGTLVEVGRGRFKPADVKNILEKKDRRHAGQIAPSQGLFLVKIKYG, encoded by the coding sequence ATGACAAATAATATAAAACTTCTTATTGAGTACGATGGGACGAACTATCACGGCTGGCAGAGGCAGGCAAATCTCCTGACAGTACAGGAGGTGCTTGAAGAGGTACTTGGTCGCATTACAAAACAGACCATTAAGGTAACCGGGGCCTCCCGTACTGATGCGGGCGTACATGCATTAGGACAGTCCGTAAGTTTTAAGAGCAATCTTCAAATAGATGAAACCTCATGGGTAAAGGCCATCAACTCATTGCTCCCCCATGACATAAGGATAAAAAAAGCAGAGTATGTGCCTATGGAATTTAATGCAAGATTCAGTGCAAAGGGAAAGACATACCAGTATGCAATATTGAATGTTGAGCAGATGTCTCCTTTCCTGAGGAACTACGCATGGCACATAAAAAGGCCTCTTGATATATATGCAATGAAGGAGGCTGCAGGGTATCTCTTGGGTACCCATGATTTTTCTTCTTTCAGGTCATCACAGTGCAGTGCCAAATCTCCGGTCAGGACATTGGAGAATATTGAGGTTGCTATGTTAATCCCCCCTCCCTTGACTGGAGGGGAAAAGGGGGAGGGTGAGCTACGAGTATTTCCAGATAATCCCCTTATCCTTCTCACCTTTGAGGCACGTTCATTCCTTCAACACATGGTCAGGAATATTGTGGGGACACTTGTGGAGGTTGGAAGAGGGAGGTTTAAACCTGCAGATGTTAAAAATATTTTAGAGAAAAAAGACCGTCGTCACGCAGGACAGATTGCCCCTTCGCAGGGATTGTTTCTGGTAAAAATAAAGTACGGGTAA
- a CDS encoding helix-turn-helix transcriptional regulator produces the protein MDKDIFELHAGICQIMANAKRLEIISILGDKELSVGEIAEKMDIRPANLSQHLSIMKAKGILNFRRDGVNIYYRISNLKVVQACKLMREVMIEQLREKGRLSKIVSQKK, from the coding sequence ATGGACAAAGATATTTTTGAACTGCATGCGGGTATCTGTCAGATTATGGCAAATGCAAAGAGGCTTGAGATTATAAGTATTCTTGGTGATAAAGAGCTTTCAGTGGGTGAGATTGCTGAGAAGATGGATATCAGGCCGGCAAACCTGTCCCAGCACCTTTCTATTATGAAGGCAAAGGGTATACTCAACTTCCGCAGGGATGGGGTGAATATCTATTACAGGATTTCAAACCTGAAGGTGGTTCAGGCATGTAAGCTGATGCGTGAGGTAATGATAGAACAGCTCAGGGAAAAGGGCAGGCTGTCAAAGATTGTATCACAGAAAAAATAA